The following proteins are encoded in a genomic region of Peromyscus maniculatus bairdii isolate BWxNUB_F1_BW_parent chromosome 12, HU_Pman_BW_mat_3.1, whole genome shotgun sequence:
- the Znf654 gene encoding zinc finger protein 654 isoform X2: protein MALIKSCINHPEIGKDLYFHQALFTCLFMSPVEDQLFREHLLKTDCKSGIDIICNTEKEGKTLLALQLCESFLIPQLQNGDMYCIWELIFIWSKLQLKSNPSKQVFVDQCYQLLRTATNVRVIFPFMKIIKDEVEEEGLQICVEICGCALQLDLHDDPETKCLIYKTIAHFLPNDLEIVRVCALSVFFLERSLEAYHTVEELYRRPDEEYIEGTSTVQNRVRFELLPILKKGLFFDPEFWNFVMIKKNCVALLRDKSAVRLLNENTLENSAGSLKKTVGQQSVDEGLDTVPDQSPGETDLDDVSGVQPKGHVNVKRSLTALNTSKVDHSVPRHRCMLCNKEFLGGHIVRHAQAHQKKGSFSCVICGRKFRNRGLMQKHLKNHVKKIQRQQIATAQQDDPEVITLEEINCSKSSISFENGNSNTKGLEIETLTTSSDRNKEVIREHMAEFIKIPLGIPENAIENGRPDTSFNNISESLPQCDDDYEEEENEDDYEDDYDLNQETSVLHKINGTVCHPKDVYATDPEGNFKCPALGCVRIFKRIGFLNMHARTVHPTDLNVRQTVMKWSKGKCKFCQRQFEDSQHFIDHLNRHSYPNVYFCLHFNCNESFKLPFQLAQHTKSHRIFQAQCSFPECHELFEDLPLLYEHEAQHYLSKTPESSAQLSAAVPNHQEIDPSSNENQMIYQPVSTSKSRKDSTEPKTCIDTMEKKTDSLVQNGNEHSDDTVSNISLIDQKMPAIEPNPENSHSTSDLVNGHSEIEQTLLGVSDPNLKTDRNRTENGSILPNVVSQDHSALSVSQAPSKPNLTSEHTSYGLILTKPYVRPLPPSYLDERYLSMPKRRKFLTDRVDSCSDQDNICKKQVKRLRCGKCLTTYCNAEALEAHLAQKKCQTLFGFDSDDESA, encoded by the exons ATGGCTCTTATTAAATCTTGTATAAATCACCCAGAAATCGGTAAAGACTTGTACTTCCATCAAGCACTCTTCACCTGTCTGTTTATGTCACCCGTAGAGGATCAGCTATTCCGGGAG CATTTGTTGAAAACTGACTGCAAGAGTGGAATTGATATCATCTGTAACACTGAAAAGGAAGGCAAGACTTTGCTAGCCTTACAACTCTGTGAATCCTTTCTTATTCCACAGCTCCAGAATGGGGACATGTACTGCATATG GGAGTTGATTTTCATATGGAGTAAACTACAGCTTAAATCAAATCCTTCGAAACAAGTGTTTGTAGATCAATGTTATCAACTTTTAAGAACAGCAACTAATGTGAGAGTCATATTTCCTTTCATGAAAATCATTAAAGATGAG gttgAGGAAGAAGGTTTACAAATTTGTGTTGAAATATGTGGTTGTGCCCTCCAGCTTGATCTTCATGATGATCCTGAAACTAAATGTCTCATTTATAAGACAATTGCACATTTTTTGCCAAATGATCTCGAGATCGTCAGGGTTTGTGCTCTCTCAGTCTTTTTTCTTGAGCGTTCCTTAGAGGCCTACCACACTGTTGAAGAGCTTTACAGACGTCCTGATGAAGAGTATATCGAAGGCACAAGTACTGTTCAAAATCGTGTTCGCTTTGAATTACTGCCAATTTTGAAAAAGGGGTTGTTTTTTGATCCTGAGTTTTGGAACTTTGTAATGATTAAGAAGAACTGTGTGGCATTACTGCGTGATAAGTCAGCAGTGAGACTTCTGAATGAAAATACACTGGAGAATTCTGCAGGTAGTCTAAAAAAGACAGTGGGCCAGCAGAGTGTGGATGAAGGGCTTGACACAGTCCCAGATCAGAGCCCTGGAGAGACTGATCTTGATGATGTGTCTGGAGTGCAGCCTAAAGGGCATGTTAATGTGAAGAGAAGTCTCACTGCTCTAAACACTTCCAAAGTGGATCACAGTGTCCCAAGGCATCGGTGTATGTTATGTAACAAGGAATTCCTCGGTGGCCACATTGTGAGGCATGCCCAGGCTCATCAGAAAAAAGGCAGTTTTTCCTGTGTGATCTGTGGTAGGAAATTTAGAAACAGAGGACTTATGCAGAAGCATTTAAAGAACCATGTTAAGAAGATCCAGAGACAGCAGATTGCTACAGCACAACAGGATGATCCAGAAGTCATCACTCTGGAAGAAATAAACTGTTCCAAATCGtccatttcttttgaaaatggaaaTTCAAATACTAAAGGTTTAGAAATAGAGACATTGACTACTTCCAGTGATAGAAACAAAGAGGTCATTCGTGAACACATGGCTGAATTCATAAAAATTCCCCTTGGTATACCAGAGAATGCTATTGAAAATGGCAGACCAGACACTTCTTTCAATAATATCTCAGAGTCTTTACCTCAGTGTGATGATGActatgaagaggaagaaaatgaagatgattATGAAGATGATTATGACCTGAATCAAGAAACATCAGTACTTCATAAAATCAATGGAACTGTGTGCCATCCAAAAGATGTATATGCTACAGACCCAGAAGGCAACTTCAAGTGCCCTGCTCTTGGCTGTGTAAGGATATTTAAAAGAATTGGATTTTTAAATATGCATGCAAGGACTGTACATCCAACTGATTTAAATGTGCGGCAAACAGTAATGAAGTGGAgcaaaggaaaatgcaaattttgCCAAAGGCAATTTGAAGATTCTCAACATTTTATAGACCACCTTAATAGACACAGCTATCCAAATGTGTacttttgtttgcattttaattGCAATGAGTCATTTAAGCTGCCATTCCAGCTTGCTCAGCATACAAAAAGTCACAGGATATTTCAAGCTCAGTGTAGTTTTCCAGAATGCCACGAGCTTTTTGAAGATCTTCCTCTGTTATATGAACATGAGGCCCAGCATTACTTAAGCAAAACACCGGAATCATCTGCACAACTGAGTGCAGCAGTTCCTAATCATCAGGAAATAGACCCATCTAGTAATGAGAACCAAATGATTTATCAGCCAGTTTCTACTAGTAAATCAAGGAAAGATTCTACAGAACCAAAGACATGTATAGACActatggaaaagaaaacagacagttTAGTTCAGAATGGAAATGAACATTCTGATGATACTGTTTCAAATATAAGCTTGATAGACCAAAAGATGCCTGCCATAGAGCCAAATCCTGAAAATAGTCATAGTACCAGTGACTTAGTCAATGGACACAGTGAAATAGAGCAAACACTGTTAGGTGTATCAGATCCTAATCTGAAAACAGATAGAAACAGGACAGAAAATGGTTCTATTTTACCGAATGTTGTATCACAAGATCACAGTGCCCTGTCAGTATCTCAGGCACCATCCAAACCAAATCTTACAAGTGAACATACTTCATATGGCTTAATTTTAACAAAGCCATATGTCAGACCTTTGCCTCCCAGTTACCTTGATGAACGATACCTTAGTATGCCAAAACGCAGAAAATTTCTGACTGATCGAGTAGATTCCTGTTCTGATCAAGATAACATAtgtaaaaaacaagtaaaaagatTACGATGTGGCAAATGCCTGACCACCTACTGTAATGCAGAAGCACTTGAGGCTCATCTTGCACAAAAGAAATGTCAGACACTCTTTGGATTTGATTCCGATGATGAAA gtgcCTGA
- the C12H3orf38 gene encoding uncharacterized protein C3orf38 homolog, with amino-acid sequence MSGLSHLETEGCRHLLGLLDDDEIMALCDTVTNRLVQPVDRQDAIHAILVYSQNVEELLRRKKVHREVIFKYLAKHGVFVPPTTEKHNLIQYAKDYWEKQAPKLKETAESDTKTEDIQLFEQQAKEEQNAEKVDFRRLGEEFCHWFFELLNSQNPFLGPPQEEWGPQHFWHDVKLRFYYSTSEQNVIDYQGAEIVSLRLLSLVKEEFLFLSPNLDSQGLKCASSPHGLVMVGVAGTVHRGNTCLGIFEQIFGLIRSPFVENTWKIKFINLRIVGGSSLAPGTSLKPAVTFEQSDLEAFYNVITLCNNPGSGTGDQVLCSGDEALLNKREQNLPNPLKP; translated from the exons ATGTCTGGGCTCAGCCACTTAGAGACGGAGGGCTGCCGTCACCTGCTCGGCCTGCTGGACGATGACGAGATCATGGCCCTGTGCGACACCGTCACCAACCGCCTGGTGCAGCCTGTGGACCGCCAAG atgctaTTCATGCAATATTAGTTTATAGCCAAAATGTAGAAGAACTTCTGAGGCGCAAAAAAGTCCACCGAGAAGTCATATTTAAGTATTTGGCAAAACACGGGGTGTTTGTACCCCCAACTACTGAAAAGCACAATCTTATTCAGTATGCAAAAGATTATTGGGaaaaacaggcaccaaaattgAAGGAGACAGCAGAATCAGATACAAAGACAGAGGACATCCAGCTCTTTGAACAG CAGGCAAAAGAAGAGCAAAACGCTGAAAAGGTTGATTTCCGTCGCTTAGGAGAAGAATTCTGCCACTGGTTCTTTGAACTTCTTAattctcagaatccttttctGGGACCACCTCAAGAAGAATGGGGCCCACAGCACTTCTGGCATGATGTCAAGCTTAGGTTTTATTATAGCACCTCAGAACAAAACGTGATAGACTACCAAGGAGCAGAAATTGTGAGCCTTCGTTTACTGTCATTAGTGAAAGAggaatttctttttctcagtcCCAACCTCGATTCTCAAGGACTAAAATGTGCTTCTTCTCCTCATGGATTAGTTATGGTTGGAGTTGCAGGGACTGTCCACAGAGGAAATACTTGCTTGGGCATATTTGAACAAATTTTTGGACTTATCCGTAGCCCTTTTGTGGAAAATACTTGGAAAATCAAATTTATCAACCTGAGAATTGTTGGAGGAAGTTCCCTTGCTCCTGGAACATCCCTGAAACCAGCTGTTACATTTGAACAGAGTGATCTGGAGGCCTTTTATAATGTAATCACTTTGTGTAATAACCCCGGTAGTGGGACTGGAGACCAGGTTTTATGTAGTGGAGATGAGGCATTGTTGAACAAAAGGGAACAGAATTTGCCCAATCCTCTAAAACCCTGA